The nucleotide window TGttcttagggcacttgttagcataacacttattttaaattttctctagcaatttattatttgaaaaatgaattatCTTCTAAATAAATTGGTTATAGAAAGTTTAGGTGAGCTCCGAGTGGTCACCAAGGGTCAAGGAAAGACTCAAGCTCACATCGACAATGGCAATTAAGCCCACAACCTTTTTCATGAATCAACTACTTATCAACTAAGTCAACTTTCATTAGTAAATATCgattaaatttgataaaagtTAGGTTATAACTTAAACTGGTGTTTAATGATGGATAAAActgataaaaaaatcattagaaTTAAATGGTAGgattatatttaaaaagaacaaaatttgtgtgtgtgtgagagagagagtgtgtgtgtgtgtgagagagagtgtgtgtgtaTATGCATATATCATATGTTATCAATTTTAGTAATGatgatattaattaataatagacTTGTCACCCAATATCACTTGGATGAAATGGTAATGAATCCCTTTCGATTTAATCAGAGGTCATGCGTTATTGAGTTTGATTCTAACCCAAGAAACACACAACCATCAAATCTCTTGAGGGAAGATTTGTCAACCATTATAGTCCTACCGGATGAAAGAGAGAGTCCtaccaaaagaaaataattttataatttctctttttcacaaaatattattacgtccattaatttttataaaaatatcaacGATTTATAATTTAAGATGTAGCTAATTAGTCCAATCAATTTTCTAGATatcttgtttcaaaaaaaaatcctattaaTTCTGGCCGCAAGATATCGGTCAtattttctaatctaaattttaattcattaaatagaaagaaataagaaagaaaGGGAGAGTCCAACCAAAAGAAAATAACGAAGAGAGAGGCAATTTCTCGCGTTGTGTTTGTTGACTAAATAGACCGACGTGAGAATTTATATTTGCTAAACATGGAAGAATCATGCAGTAAACTGCTTCTATCTAAAGTCTAAACCTCATTTCATAACAATAACATAAATTCTTTCATTTCTTCCTTGTTCTTAACTATGTTCCTAAATATTACATACATCTCTTTCTTATGTTTCTTCTTATTGATAATAATCACTTCTTTTCCAACACAATCCCACTCTCAACCAGTTCACGATTATTCAAGTTGTAACTATGTCGACCATTCTTACAACTGCGGAAATATTTCCAACATAATATATCCATTTTGGGGACAAAATCGTCCGTATCGCTGTGGCGCCGGCAACCCGTTTTACCTTAACTGCCACAACAACAGTATTACTACCATTCTATTATCATCACAAAATTTCACAGTACTTGATATTAACTCACAAATTCACACCATCAAACTTAAGAGAACAGACCTTTCCCAAAATTTTTGTTCTCCTCAATACAATGATACTTTCTTGTCTCCAACAATATTTCAGTACCTCCCAAGTGTCAAAATCATAGACATATACTACAATTGTACTTACAATGTCTCTCAAGATTTACTTAAAAAATCTCTGTGTGGATCTCACAATCCTTCCTTTTCTGATTCCCATTGGCTGTTTTTCGAAAATCTAGATCAAAAGAGATGTGAGAAACATATTAAAGTGCCGGTAGAATATGAACATTATTTTGATTATGACGATCTCAAAGAATATTTGGATAAGGGATTTGAGGTAGAATACAGTGTGAATGAGGGATGTTTAAATTGTTTGGGAAATGAAGGATATTGTTCGAGTGATTATTTGGATAAAAATGTTGATTTGTGCTATTATGATAATTGTCCAGATGGGTCTATTGATAATAACTGTTCTCCTCTTCACAATAGTATGTTTTCTTATCTCTTTATCTCATAAATATATAAGGTGAGGCCAAGGTTGCTTTTGAatagcaaatatatatatatagcacaaatcataaaagaaattttgttttaaaaatttaactttttgcgATTAAAAATGTCATGATTACACATTTTCCCATACAAATTTACTCTTGTCTCCTTAAACAATGCTTAAGGCAATTGTTAGTATTCGTCTTTTTTAAAATCCTGCTCGTGAATTTCTAGTTCCCTATTCCTATTTCTGTTTCTGCCTTCCCTATTTCCTCTCAAATTTCTTTACCATATGCAGCTTAAATTAGACATTcttctatttatctttttttttaagagataaaCGAAATGACAAAACTATTATAAAATCACACACgtaagtggaggtaccggggttcgaactctggTCATGACATCCGACTtaacaatttcagcattttGCCAAAATTAGACATTCTTCTATTTATCTTAATCTGTTTATTTGTCAACTATTAAATTAGACATTTTTGTATCTTTTGTGAACTTCTCCGATACGCCCTTATGCCGAAAAGATTACCCTTGTTGAAATTCCATTTTTgcgttttcaaaaaaaaatattcaagattaaattaagtttttttaggCGTATCCAATGCTCTAACAAATTCCTCTATTCTTTTGAAGATTCCTCTACTACCATCACAGGTAAGCAGTTGAGCAGGCAAGGGAAAATGAAAATCATTCTAGGTGATACATCTATGatataaatttctattttatttctctCGTATTTTGTTCGATatttagtactccctccgtctcaaatcAGATGTCCCTTTTGAGTTCTATAcaagttattaagaaaatgtttagtattgttaattgtaaggagaatgctaaccggtgctccaagggcattggttaaacatccaaaacaagtaagttttcatgaaaaaagttgtgtaatcattacttaatcttatatttccaagacaaaatttttatttgtagattCATTAACCAATGCCTTGGTGGCACCGATTAGCAAGACCctaattttaatggtaaaatgtgtttcatttactaaaacacctttattaattatagtttaGTGGAACATTTAGATGATTGAATTGCAATAAATAAGTGTATGTTAGtggaaaagaataataaataatctaTTGTGTTGTAAAAGAGACAAATAATTTTAGAGCAACTAAAAATTGAATATAGGAAACCATTTTCCTATATGTAATAAAAGAAGAACGATTTTCCTCCCTTAGATAGACAAATAAAGACCAAAACTATACTATAAAGTATAACCTCAAATTTTGCctatttatcttcttttttttacaaagtttcCTAACACAAcaatattttggattttgtctTTTTTCAGCAAACTATTAGTATTAAGTATTAACTATGTAGCAGGAAAAACCATAAGCACATGACTTACCAATATAACTTTGATTGCAGAGAGATACTAAATTCTATCACTTTCATTAGAAGGAAGTCATATTTTGTCACCGACACCCTAAATAACTTCATAGGAAAAGACACgatgctatttttatttatttttttagctttGTTCTTCCATTAGCACATGATAAGATAATTCTACTTCTAACAACAGGTGTTGGAAGTGCAGCAATGGTAGCATTGCTGATGTGCATCACAATTTGTTATTTTAGAGGCAAGTCATTAATACAACAAGTAACATCTTGGTTTAGGACAAAGAATGATAAAAACATTGAAGCATTTTTAAAAGATCATGGAGCTCTATTGcagaaaagatataaatattcAGAAATAAAGAACATGACAAACTCGTTAAAGGATAAGCTCGGGCAAGGGGGTTTTGGTGTTGTGTACAAAGGAAAGTTATTTAATGGTTGTCTTGTGGCAGTGAAGATATTGAATGTATCAAAAGGAAATGGTGAGGAATTTATTAATGAGGTTGCTAGTATTTCTAGAACCTCTCATGTTAATGTTGTCACCCTTcttggattttgttttgaaggcAACAAAAAAGCTCTCGTATATGAATTTATGTCAAATGGTTCTCTTGACAAATTTATCTACAATAAGGAACTTGAAACAATTGCATCTTTGAGTTGGgataaattgtataaaattgcAAAAGGGATAGCTCGTGGACTAGAGTACTTGCATGGAGGATGTACCACTAGAATTTTACATTTTGACATAAAACCACACAACATCCTTTTAGATGATAATTTATGTCCGAAGATTTCAGATTTTGGACTTGCAAAACTATGTCTCAGGAAAGAAAGCATTGTTTCAATGTCAGATCAAAGAGGAACAATGGGGTATGTAGCTCCAGAAGTGTGGAATAGACATTTTGGAGGAGTTTCACACAAGTCTGATGTTTATAGTTATGGAATGATATTGCTGGAAATGGTTGGAGGGAGGAAAAACATTAATGCTGATGCAAGTCGCACAAGTGAGATATATTTTCCTCATTGGGTATACAAAAGGCTTGAGCTTGCTAGTGATTTTAGACCTGATGGAATAATGGATACAGAAGAAGATAAGATTGCAAGGAGAATGACCATTGTAGGTTTGTGGTGTATTCAAACGTTTCCTAATGATAGGCCTACAATGAGTAAAGTGATTGAAATGTTAGATGTTAGCATGAATTCGTTGGAAATGCCACCAAAACCATTGCTTTCTTCTCCGACTAGATCTGTATCAGAGTCTTCCACGTCCTAAAATCTGAGGGTATGTGTAATTTTTAATTAGAGTAGAGATCATCTTATCACTTTTAATCATCTTGTCATGCAAGTGGGTCTCAGtgctcaaattatttttatattcaatGCAGAATCATGAACAATTTGTGATGTAAcgtttatgttttaaatttataattttaacatCATATATCCTTTATAAGTTGGCGACTGCATAAGCTACAAATGAAAAACAAGCTATACTACAAAAAGTTTATCTTATGTGGAAGCAACTAGTAGGCAATGATCAAGGCATGCCCTTAACGTATGGCTCTCAATATAGTCCCTTAGGGGCTCTCCTCTGTTTTAACGTATGGCTCCCAGGCTGTCTACAAACTTTGGTTGTTTCCTTGACACCTTAAAGTGAGACATAAACCTCTTCCATAGTTCGATTCAAGAATAAATGGACCAAGGTTTGAGGGTCTTAAACCATGTCATAGCTCAATATTCCCACTAGGTTAAAACAAACAATCTTTTCACTGGAGTGGCATTGCCAAATGACAACAGTGTGACCATGGTCTTGAAGTGATCATCAGGATATTTTGTCTCGTCGTACAGCCTGACGTTGAGAGGCTTCTGGAGGGACTTTGGGATCGGATAGTCATTAATCTTGCTAGTAAATGCATTCTTCATAGCTGATTTGTCGTCATAGGAACTCTAGTTGATGGACTTAGACCGATGACAGTTGTGGGGGTGATACATCATCACCAGCTCTCTGCGGTGATTTTTCGCTTGgcttgtgtgtttcaattggaTTGTCTCACATGACATTCCCCTATTATGTCACTAAACAAATTAAGTTTCCTATAAGGTGTTAAATCAAAAACCAGACCTAGTtctttagtgagagaaactccacATTCTCTCTGAGCTCTTTCAATCATCGATGAAGGGCGATTTTAGTTCATTTTTTGACCTGGAATCACCGAATCACCCCTCTGcatcctttttctctttctttcaatcAAATAAGTGATTTCCACATATAAAGCTTTTTTGTTGTGATTTTGCCAAAACGTGTTCCCTTGTTTTGGATTCCATTTTCTTTGGTAAGTAAATTTTGATGAGGTAGCAGCCATACAAAtcaaacaatggagagagaaaaaaaataggaaagtgAGGAGTAATTTCACAGTTGACCATTCTCCTTGACTATATGGCCATGacaataattaacatatattttcggATACAAATTCCCTCTCGTAAAGGAAACACGCATTTACACGCATTGGACAATCTCGTCCCTTAAATTAAGATCAGATTGCTGAAATTatacaataataaaatcaattttaaatgatCTTTGTCATTGATTTAGATCGAACGACGGGACTAAAAACTATATGACAAAGTTGCTTTAGAGAATTTACCAACATAACCCACAAACAATAATTGTTTCTCCTCTTCCTCATACTGTTGAGCAGAAAACATTGAGGATTTTagcatgaaaaaaatataaagagccTTTTGCACATAACAATTAATGGATACACTTATCCACATAATATGTTTCTTCTTGGTAACCACTTTGCTACAAACATCACATTATCAACCACAGCAACgttcttcaccaaaaaaaaaaccacagcAACgttcaaacaaatttaaattattcCCTTTGTAAGGAACAATCCTACAATGTTTATGTGTGTGTCCCAATTTGTAAATGAGAGATAACACAATCAACATGACCACCACACCCATGTGGCTTGCTTCCGCCATTGTCCAGTCGACCAGCTCAGCTTGGACTATGCGGTGTATTACTTTTTAATGACCcaaattcttaaaataaaatataaaaaatttgattttggtaCACGTCAACTTTTTGCACACGTCAACATGCATTCGGCACACATCAACATGTGTCTGACACATGCTCATGTGCGACCTCCACAATCAAACTCATTACCATGGCGACACatttttttagaattgattCAAACGGAACCACAggtatttaaatttttagaatAAATGACTTTTTGTCTCATATTCAATCCAAACCGCACCACGAACGTCCCTAACGCGAACGTCCCTAACTCTACGCTAAATGAATTCATTTATCTTGcggaaaggaagaaaaaaaaactgtgaACACACTAGGCCTAATCTGACCttattcttttctcttttatttttgggtacaAATTTGACCTTATTCTAATCATGATGTTAAAGGATTCCTAATAAAACTCCCAGTGTTCCCAAAACTATTATATTATCTAACTgttatttaaaacttaaaaagacAAATCAACtaaacaagaaacaaacaaaaaatagagaCTACATAAAATGTGTTGACCTGGTTTTGGATTCCATTTTCTTTGTTCCGTGGccaccatatttttttatgaaataggAAAGAGAGTAGTAATTTCACAGTTGACCAGTCTCCTTCCTTGACTATGGCCATGACAATAATTGTCTTATATTTTGGGACCCGAATTCCCTATCGTAACACAAACACGCATTGCACAATCTCGTCCCTTAAATTAAGATCAGATTGCTGAAATTAtacaataacaaaataaattttaaacgaTCTTTGTCATTGATATAGATCGAACGACGGGACTAAAAACTACATGACAAAGTTGCTTTAGAGAATTTGTTTCCATCATTTTAATGTCAACATAACCCACAAACAATAATTGTTTCTCCTCTTCCTCCTATTGCTGAGCAGAAAACACTTAGGATTttagcatgaaaaaaaaaaaaaaatcaaacatccTTTTGCATATAACAATTAATGGATAAACTTATTCACATAATATGTTTCTTCTTGTTAACCACTTTGTTACAAACATTACACTGTCAACCACAGCAACCTCAAACAAATCTGAATTATTCCCTTTGTAGGGAAGAATCCTACAACTATGGAGATCAACTATCCAACATCTCTTATCCATTTTGGGGACACAACCGACCCTCTCACTGCGGTGGCGGCGATCTATTTTACCTCAACTGTTTCGAAGATCAAAGGAAAAATTTCACATCTACAATTCTATTAGGCTCACAAAATTTCACAGTACTAAATATTAATCTTACAACATACACCATCAAAATGAGACGAACCGATCTTGCAGACGAGGTTTGTACTCTGAAATTCAATGATACTTACTTGAGTCCAAATATTTTCCAGTTTCCTACATGAACACATAACATAAGCATATTCTACGACTGTTCATATGATGTCATGTCTTATGCTAACTACCAATCTTTGTGTGGATCACAAAATGCTATATGTTTTGAGGATCCAAGAGGTATGCTGTTGGAACAAATTCCAGAGTTAAAAGGATGTGGGAAACATATCTTAGTACAAGCAGATTTTGCTTTTGTGCCTGCAACTAATCTTGGTGTAATTGGAAGTGATGATCTTGATCAAATTTATATGAGGGGTTTCAGGTCAAATATGTTGTGAATGAAGAGTGCATAAGATGCTTGGGAAGTGAAGGGTATTGTTGGAATAATACtggttttgatgatgtttaGTCTTGCTATTGTATTTACAGCAAGATTGTATATCTCAATGTCTCCTCATGGATCCCTTATGTTATGttaaattaatcaaaacaaGTGTATGAAAAGAAAGTATTGGGAagaaaatcaaatcaacaaaaggcGACACGTGTTCTTTTCCATAGATGGATAGACAGAAAGACATATATGCATATCAAACCCTATTCTTACTTATCCATGCTTATGTAAAAAGTGGATATAATTTGATGCAAAAACTTAAGATGATGGATGCATCTcttataaacttaaaaaaatggatttaaTTTGATGCAAAAACTTAAGTGGATTCATTCCAATCCTTtaatgttagttttttcttaTACACTTCCATTTGTGTCCATGTTTGTCCCCTGATCCATATTTGTTTTCATCTTCTGTTATCAACTTAATTTTGGACTGTGCACTATGTAGTTCTTATTCAAAAGGACTAACCAATGCTCAAACAAATTCCTCTCTATGATCTTTCTACTACTATCACAGGTAAGCATTTGAGCTGGCAAGAGAAAAGGAAAATCATtcaaggtatatatatatatattaataatcatTAATCTATTGTATTGATTAATGAAACCTTAACTTTTACCTATTTGTGTTTTCTTTCTCTTACacaaaataacttatattataAAGAAAACTGTAATTCTTTTCTATGTCATAATACATTAACTAAGCCTCCTAACAGGAAGTGCAGGTGCAACATTAGTAGGATTACCGATATGTATCACTATCTTTTGTTTCAAGTACATGTCAAGAAACAATAACAAAGACATTGGAGAATTCTTAAAAACTCATGAAGCCTTTAGTGTTAGAAGAAAATGGCCAACAACTTCAAAGTCAAATTAGGACAAGGCGGTTATGTTACAGTATACGAAGGAAAGCTAGTCAATGATTGCCCTGTGGCCGTAAAGATACTGAAAAAGTCTAAAGGAAATGGTGATGAATTTATGAATGAGGTTTCTAGCATTACTAAAACCTCTCACGTTAATGTTTTCGCCCTTcttggattttgttttgaaggacGGAAAAAAGCTCTCATTTATGAATTAATGTCGAATGGTTCCCTTGAAAAATTCATCTACAAAAAGGGACCTGAGACATTCCATCTCTGAGTTGGGACATTCTTTATCAAATTGCGAAAGGGATAGCTCGAGGGCTTGAGTACTTGCATAAGGGATGTAGCACTTGAATCTTACATTTTGACATCAAACCACATAACATCCTCTTATATGAGAATTTTTGTCCAAAGATATCAGATTTTGGACTTTCAAGACTTTGCCATAAGAAAGAGAGCATTATTTCTATGTCAGACGCTAGAGGGACAATGGGGTATGTAGCTCCTGAGTTATGGAATATAAATTTTGGATGAGTTTCGCACAAGTCTGACGTTTATAGTTATGGAATGATGTTGCTAGAAATGGTTGGTGGGAGGAAAAACATTAACGCCGATGCAAGTCAAACAAGTGAGATATACTTTCCTCATTGGGTATACAAGAATCTTGATCTACGCAATGATTTGAGACCGGACGAAGTGATTGTCTCGGAAGAAGATGAAATTGCAAGGAGATTGACCATTGTAGGTTTATGGTGCATTCAAACATTTCCAAATGATAGACCAACAATGAGTAGAGTGATTGAAATGTTAGAAGGCAACAAGAATTGTTTGGAAATACCACCAAAACCTATTCTTTCTTCTCCTACTAGATCAGTACAAGAATCATCAGCTTCATGAAATTTTGGGGTAAATGTTCCACACTgcattatttatcatatttgtTGTATATTCTAATATCACATTGTAAAGCAAGTGGATCTTATATGTGTGATACACTGTTGTAAAAGCATTACACATTGGTCAGATAAACTATATGTTATGCTTACTAAAGAAAAAGGTCATTCAGATAAATCTATTGTTGCAAATGGAGGTTAAAGTAGAAGTGACATGGATGAATTGAATTAGAATATATATCAGATAACATATTTTCTATTATGGTTTCTTCTTTTCAGGACATATTTGTAAAGAAATTAGACAAGAAATCAAGCTACTTTGCAGAATTTCAAGATATAGCATGCATCAATTGCTGATTAATGAAGTATTCAAAATGTCCAATATTGGCCTGATCAAACAAATTATGCACTGTATTGTACACAAAATAAAAACCTATGTATTGAAATTATCATGTGAGGAATTTTACATAGATACTCCATTATTTAGGGGCACACCACTTATAAGTAAGTGTAAGTTACAAGAATTATAAAAAGATTATTAgctaaatagaaattttgtaacACTAAATAAGAGAATAGAATTAAGAACCATATTATAGAGGATGTCTTACATTAATATTGTTTCATGATCATAAATACATTAATATCGGAGTATTGACTCTTCACTACAAAATGGCAGGTTGAATTCTACATCATTAGCCCCTGCCACATTTACActaatcctaatttctttttcttcaatg belongs to Medicago truncatula cultivar Jemalong A17 chromosome 6, MtrunA17r5.0-ANR, whole genome shotgun sequence and includes:
- the LOC11439933 gene encoding LEAF RUST 10 DISEASE-RESISTANCEUS RECEPTOR-LIKE PROTEIN KINASE-like 2.4 translates to MFLNITYISFLCFFLLIIITSFPTQSHSQPVHDYSSCNYVDHSYNCGNISNIIYPFWGQNRPYRCGAGNPFYLNCHNNSITTILLSSQNFTVLDINSQIHTIKLKRTDLSQNFCSPQYNDTFLSPTIFQYLPSVKIIDIYYNCTYNVSQDLLKKSLCGSHNPSFSDSHWLFFENLDQKRCEKHIKVPVEYEHYFDYDDLKEYLDKGFEVEYSVNEGCLNCLGNEGYCSSDYLDKNVDLCYYDNCPDGSIDNNCSPLHNNSSTTITGKQLSRQGKMKIILGVGSAAMVALLMCITICYFRGKSLIQQVTSWFRTKNDKNIEAFLKDHGALLQKRYKYSEIKNMTNSLKDKLGQGGFGVVYKGKLFNGCLVAVKILNVSKGNGEEFINEVASISRTSHVNVVTLLGFCFEGNKKALVYEFMSNGSLDKFIYNKELETIASLSWDKLYKIAKGIARGLEYLHGGCTTRILHFDIKPHNILLDDNLCPKISDFGLAKLCLRKESIVSMSDQRGTMGYVAPEVWNRHFGGVSHKSDVYSYGMILLEMVGGRKNINADASRTSEIYFPHWVYKRLELASDFRPDGIMDTEEDKIARRMTIVGLWCIQTFPNDRPTMSKVIEMLDVSMNSLEMPPKPLLSSPTRSVSESSTS